One window of Nonomuraea muscovyensis genomic DNA carries:
- a CDS encoding DUF4132 domain-containing protein translates to MNLSPLAERLLKLLNGSAPDATYWPITSQLTTAMGGRPGDSAVVDQTWRNLVAPARELADYLLRDNRLSFAALVAAGLAGMDAEVRPRFAEALGPIAIAEVDLMLGWDVELRALFTEAAREPALDQPRSTGLAEWLDGRPGYPAFARAVLEQAEARVAAIQAGEIPYQADKAFDSWETRTLGRAVRLALHRDEPWLPALLDRLLRGVAVAPTQAKTLPSQALLFEIARAVEDHPTPEAISSLRAARQVTRHAGVPKQLDRMFKRIEPALAERLEVAFRLPDGRVRQAFGEHTAVISIEGGGELSWWHGDKKLTSVPAAVRREHPDEVKRLREQVKLVQQQQVTLARALEAGYTAEKAPPYRQLEGHPITERLIWEFEVSPGVWRSELGLNVPDVPVRPWHPARASVEEVRAWREVVQDKELRQPYKQAFREVYLLTPAEEETGDHSRRFAGHVVDYRRLRALFKARGWKSNYLGPWDGGFDNGDARRLLAGGQWRATLEHGLYDEGYALTEQVLFHRLVGGRWHLAPLAEVPTLVFSEAMRDVDLFVGVCSITTDPQWAASGPDALQTYWRTGSFAALAPSAEVRRDVLSRLLPRLAISDRCTLTDRFLVVRGDLRTYKIHLGSANILMEPNDAYLCIVAGRDPRAGLFLPFEEDGRLALILSKAFLLANDTTITDPSITRQLQA, encoded by the coding sequence AGCTCGCCGACTACCTGCTGCGTGACAACCGCCTGTCCTTCGCCGCGCTGGTGGCCGCAGGGCTGGCGGGCATGGATGCCGAGGTGAGACCGCGGTTCGCCGAAGCGCTCGGTCCCATCGCGATCGCGGAGGTGGACCTGATGCTCGGCTGGGACGTGGAGTTGCGTGCCCTGTTCACCGAGGCGGCCCGGGAACCGGCCCTCGACCAACCGCGGTCGACCGGCTTGGCCGAATGGCTCGACGGCCGGCCCGGCTACCCCGCCTTCGCCCGCGCCGTCCTGGAGCAGGCCGAGGCCCGCGTCGCGGCGATCCAGGCGGGCGAGATCCCTTACCAGGCGGACAAGGCGTTCGACTCCTGGGAGACGCGAACTCTCGGGCGTGCCGTGCGGCTCGCGCTCCACCGTGACGAGCCCTGGCTGCCCGCCTTGCTGGACCGGCTGCTGCGCGGCGTCGCGGTCGCGCCCACCCAGGCCAAGACCCTGCCCTCCCAGGCCCTGCTGTTCGAGATCGCCCGCGCGGTGGAGGACCATCCGACTCCCGAGGCGATCTCCTCGCTGCGCGCCGCCCGCCAGGTCACCCGGCACGCCGGGGTGCCCAAGCAGCTCGACCGGATGTTCAAGCGCATCGAGCCCGCGCTGGCCGAGCGGCTGGAGGTCGCGTTCCGCCTGCCGGATGGACGGGTACGGCAGGCGTTCGGTGAGCACACGGCTGTGATCTCGATCGAGGGTGGGGGCGAGCTGTCGTGGTGGCACGGCGACAAGAAGCTCACATCCGTCCCGGCGGCCGTCAGGCGGGAGCATCCCGACGAGGTGAAGCGGCTGCGCGAGCAGGTCAAGCTGGTCCAGCAGCAGCAGGTGACCCTGGCCAGGGCTCTGGAGGCGGGCTACACCGCGGAGAAGGCGCCGCCGTACCGGCAGTTGGAGGGTCACCCGATCACCGAGCGGCTGATCTGGGAGTTCGAGGTCTCCCCCGGCGTGTGGCGCAGCGAGCTGGGGCTGAACGTGCCGGACGTGCCGGTGCGGCCGTGGCATCCGGCCCGCGCGTCGGTGGAGGAGGTTCGGGCCTGGCGCGAGGTCGTGCAGGACAAGGAGCTGCGCCAGCCGTACAAGCAGGCTTTCCGCGAGGTCTACCTGCTCACGCCCGCCGAGGAGGAGACAGGCGACCATTCGCGGCGGTTCGCCGGTCATGTGGTGGACTACCGCAGGCTCCGCGCGCTGTTCAAGGCACGGGGCTGGAAATCGAACTACCTCGGGCCGTGGGACGGCGGCTTCGACAACGGCGACGCGCGGCGGCTGCTGGCCGGCGGGCAGTGGCGGGCGACGCTGGAACACGGCCTCTACGACGAGGGCTACGCGCTCACCGAGCAGGTCCTCTTCCACCGGCTGGTCGGGGGCAGGTGGCACCTGGCGCCGCTGGCCGAGGTCCCCACGCTGGTGTTCAGCGAGGCGATGCGGGATGTGGACCTGTTCGTGGGAGTCTGTTCGATCACGACCGATCCGCAGTGGGCCGCAAGCGGGCCGGACGCGCTGCAGACCTACTGGCGGACCGGCTCGTTCGCTGCGCTTGCGCCGTCCGCCGAGGTACGCCGGGACGTGTTGTCCCGGTTGCTGCCGCGCCTGGCCATCTCCGACCGTTGCACGTTGACCGACCGCTTCCTGGTGGTCCGCGGCGATCTGCGCACCTACAAGATCCACCTGGGGTCGGCGAACATCCTGATGGAGCCCAACGACGCCTACCTGTGCATCGTCGCCGGTCGCGACCCCCGGGCCGGGCTGTTCCTGCCCTTCGAGGAGGACGGCCGGTTGGCGCTCATCTTGTCCAAGGCCTTCCTGCTGGCCAACGACACCACCATCACCGACCCGTCCATCACCCGCCAACTCCAGGCCTGA